The Deltaproteobacteria bacterium sequence TAGATGTGAAAAGATCATAACTTGAAAGGCGATTAAAGTCAGATTTTGTCTCCAAATAAACGATGGAAAAAAATATCCCTCCACCCAAAACCAAACATATCAAGCAGGTTGCAATTATAACTAAAAGTGTCTTCCATAAAACTCTCATTTATAATTAAAGTTCAGAAATAAATGCCTTAAAAATCTTTACTCCAGCCTTTATCTCTTCCATAGAGGTAGCAAAAGAAACACGAATATAGTCATCTTCTCCAAAACCAATACCTGGAACCACAGCTATATGAGCTTTTTCCAGAAGACTCATAGCGAAATCCATAGACGAATTAATCTCTGTTCCCTCTTTGTAGAGATGAGAAATATTGGGAAATATATAAAATGCACCCTTCGGATTAAAACAATCACATCTGCCAGTAGAGCGAAATTCATTTACAATAAAATTTCTCCTCTCTTCAAATTCCTTTCTCATTTGTTCCACACTGTCTTGAGGACCATTCAATGCTTCTACTGCTGCCATCTGGGCAATGGCTGTGGGATTGGATGTACTTTGAGACTGTAATTTCACAATGGCTTTTACTATTTTTCTGTCTGCTGCCAAATACCCTATCCGCCACCCTGTCATAGCATAACTCTTCGAAACACCATTTACCACCAATGTTTTTTCGTATATATCTTTATCTAAACTGGCAATACTGATATGCTTAATTCCATCATATATAATGTGTTCATATATTTCATCGGATATGATATAAAAGTCATTTTTCAAAGCAACTTCAGCCATATCCTCTAAGTCTTTTCTGCTGTATACTACACCTGCGGGGTTAGACGGAGAACTAAAAATAAGTGCCTTCGTTCTGGGAGATACTGCCTTCTCCAACGCCTCTTTCTTTAACACAAAACCATCTTCCTTCCTGGTGTGAATAATTATCGGTTTTGCTCCTGCATACTTTACAATTGCTTCATAAGTAACCCAGTATGGCGAGGGAATAATTACCTCATCTCCTTCCTCAAATAATACTTGAGCAATATTAAACAATGTGTGCTTAGCTCCTACTGAGACACACACCTGGTCTT is a genomic window containing:
- a CDS encoding pyridoxal phosphate-dependent aminotransferase, which translates into the protein MLLAKRISRIEPSLTLGITMRAKGMMQNGFNVLCFSAGEPDFNTPENIKQAAINAIREGYSHYTPVDGTNELKEAIVNKFERENNLKYDKDQVCVSVGAKHTLFNIAQVLFEEGDEVIIPSPYWVTYEAIVKYAGAKPIIIHTRKEDGFVLKKEALEKAVSPRTKALIFSSPSNPAGVVYSRKDLEDMAEVALKNDFYIISDEIYEHIIYDGIKHISIASLDKDIYEKTLVVNGVSKSYAMTGWRIGYLAADRKIVKAIVKLQSQSTSNPTAIAQMAAVEALNGPQDSVEQMRKEFEERRNFIVNEFRSTGRCDCFNPKGAFYIFPNISHLYKEGTEINSSMDFAMSLLEKAHIAVVPGIGFGEDDYIRVSFATSMEEIKAGVKIFKAFISEL